The proteins below come from a single Desulfomicrobium escambiense DSM 10707 genomic window:
- a CDS encoding NifB/NifX family molybdenum-iron cluster-binding protein, which yields MNIAVTAASDSLNSRVFHEFAQTPYLLVVNMETMACTPCPHIPQAGSDLELVRIVLEHRCEAVITGKLGEEAFKLLADEAVTRYRGTGMTVAYALEAMENRELDLIRNADGTDECASSHHDLEELQVCSGHNH from the coding sequence ATGAACATAGCCGTCACAGCCGCCTCGGATTCCCTGAACAGCCGGGTTTTTCACGAATTCGCCCAAACCCCCTACCTGCTTGTCGTGAACATGGAGACCATGGCCTGCACTCCCTGCCCCCACATCCCGCAGGCGGGGTCGGACCTTGAACTGGTCAGGATAGTCCTCGAACACCGCTGCGAAGCGGTCATCACCGGCAAGCTGGGCGAAGAGGCCTTCAAACTTCTCGCCGACGAGGCCGTGACTCGGTACCGCGGCACGGGAATGACCGTGGCCTACGCGCTGGAGGCCATGGAGAACAGGGAGTTGGACCTGATCCGCAACGCGGACGGAACGGACGAATGCGCAAGCTCGCACCATGACCTGGAAGAACTGCAGGTCTGCAGCGGGCATAACCATTGA
- a CDS encoding FmdE family protein → MNLPEGSSALSYASPVIGPYTIDEFIAAAARFHGYAAPGLILGGFMVHEAKSHIPEGILFDAISETAWCLPDAVQMLTPCTVGNGWLRIFNLGLYAVSLFDKHTGKGVRVAVETARLDPYPTIREWLFKLKPKREQDSDRLRVEIRTAGATICSVTEISLRPEFMGGRGKGAIAACPSCGQAYPARDGSVCRSCRGESPYAGWIGGHDRRELGFEGPRLRIVTAEQAVGEKALHDMTCIEPGESKDAAFARGQVLDVGDVCRLQRMGRFEVYVEEDGQDGTWVHEDDAARVMARALAGEGIDCSGDPREGKITMVAERSGLFCVREAALEEFNAIPGVMCATRHAFSVVEKGQQVAATRAIPLYLERNVMADAMRVLEDGPVVEVRPLRKRRVGILVTGTEVFQGLVDDRFIPIISAKVEAFGCPVAATDIVPDDRERIGAAVRGMLARGVELLVTTAGLSVDPGDVTRLGLADAGVENMRYGTPILPGAMTLLANVGEVDVIGVPACALYFKTTSFDILLPRVLAGMSPSRRDLARLGHGGMCMQCKRCTFPKCPFGK, encoded by the coding sequence ATGAACTTGCCCGAAGGATCTTCCGCCCTCAGCTACGCGAGCCCGGTCATCGGACCCTACACCATCGACGAATTCATTGCCGCCGCAGCCCGCTTTCACGGGTATGCCGCCCCCGGTCTGATCCTGGGCGGGTTCATGGTCCATGAAGCCAAGTCGCACATTCCCGAAGGGATCCTGTTCGACGCCATCTCCGAGACGGCCTGGTGCCTGCCCGACGCCGTGCAGATGCTCACCCCCTGCACCGTGGGCAACGGGTGGCTTCGGATCTTCAACCTGGGCCTCTACGCCGTGTCCCTGTTCGACAAGCATACGGGCAAGGGCGTGCGCGTGGCCGTGGAAACGGCCCGGCTCGACCCCTATCCGACCATCCGGGAGTGGCTCTTCAAGCTCAAACCCAAGAGAGAGCAGGACAGTGATCGCCTGCGCGTGGAAATCCGCACGGCCGGTGCGACCATCTGCTCCGTGACGGAGATCTCCCTGCGGCCGGAGTTCATGGGCGGACGCGGCAAGGGGGCCATCGCGGCCTGTCCGTCCTGTGGCCAGGCCTACCCGGCCCGCGACGGCTCGGTCTGCCGTTCCTGTCGTGGCGAGTCCCCCTATGCGGGCTGGATCGGCGGGCACGACCGGCGAGAGCTGGGATTTGAGGGCCCACGGCTTCGGATCGTCACGGCCGAGCAGGCCGTGGGCGAAAAGGCCCTGCACGACATGACCTGCATCGAGCCGGGCGAGAGCAAGGATGCGGCTTTCGCCCGCGGCCAGGTGCTCGACGTGGGCGATGTCTGCCGCCTGCAGCGGATGGGCCGCTTCGAGGTCTACGTGGAGGAGGACGGGCAGGACGGGACCTGGGTGCACGAGGATGATGCAGCCCGGGTCATGGCCCGGGCCTTGGCCGGAGAGGGGATCGACTGCTCCGGCGACCCGCGCGAGGGCAAGATCACCATGGTCGCCGAGCGGTCCGGCCTGTTCTGCGTCAGGGAGGCCGCCCTGGAAGAGTTCAACGCCATTCCGGGCGTCATGTGCGCCACCCGTCACGCCTTCAGCGTGGTCGAAAAGGGGCAGCAGGTGGCGGCGACGCGGGCCATTCCCCTCTACCTCGAACGCAACGTGATGGCCGACGCCATGCGCGTTCTGGAGGACGGTCCCGTGGTGGAGGTCCGCCCCCTGCGCAAGCGCAGGGTCGGCATCTTAGTCACGGGCACCGAGGTCTTCCAGGGGTTGGTGGACGACCGCTTCATTCCGATCATCAGCGCAAAGGTCGAGGCCTTCGGCTGCCCCGTGGCGGCCACGGACATCGTGCCCGACGACAGGGAGCGCATCGGAGCCGCCGTGCGAGGCATGCTCGCCCGTGGGGTGGAGTTGCTCGTCACCACGGCCGGGCTGTCCGTGGACCCCGGCGATGTGACGCGCCTCGGGCTGGCGGACGCCGGGGTGGAGAACATGCGCTATGGCACGCCCATTCTGCCCGGGGCCATGACGCTCCTGGCGAACGTCGGGGAAGTGGACGTCATCGGCGTCCCGGCCTGTGCATTGTATTTCAAGACCACGAGTTTCGACATTCTGCTGCCGCGGGTCCTGGCGGGGATGTCCCCGTCGCGGCGCGACTTGGCGCGCCTGGGCCATGGCGGCATGTGCATGCAGTGCAAGCGCTGCACGTTCCCCAAGTGCCCCTTCGGCAAGTGA
- a CDS encoding DVU_1557 family redox protein, with product MSLVFMPEDMDWVCEPCGERLQSGKVELDYLGNAFHVELPVCPKCGAVYIYEELALGRIHEVEQLLEDK from the coding sequence ATGAGCCTCGTTTTCATGCCCGAGGACATGGACTGGGTCTGCGAGCCGTGCGGCGAGCGACTGCAGTCCGGTAAGGTGGAATTGGACTACCTCGGCAACGCCTTCCACGTGGAACTGCCGGTCTGTCCCAAATGCGGGGCCGTGTACATCTACGAGGAGCTGGCCCTGGGGCGGATTCACGAAGTGGAGCAGTTGCTTGAGGACAAGTGA
- the trsM gene encoding DVU_1556 family methyltransferase encodes MGRTLRPGGEALTRRMLQLARPAPGSRALDAGCGCGTTLGLLLQSGARAFGLDLNAVFLREASGDGRAVAQSDLAQLPLADGSLDLIVCECAWNLTDKERVLAEFFRVLRPGGVFALADIYARGYRAGEWPVRCCFAQATDLQTVLEQVDGAGFGIDVVEDHTVMLKKTAADFVFRHGSLFGFWQAVTGDDGLAEMACAASRESKPGLFLLMAHVPLQ; translated from the coding sequence TTGGGGCGGACCCTGCGGCCCGGCGGGGAGGCCTTGACGCGGCGCATGCTGCAACTGGCGCGGCCGGCTCCCGGGAGCAGGGCCCTCGATGCAGGGTGCGGCTGCGGGACGACCCTCGGGCTGTTGCTTCAGAGCGGGGCGCGGGCCTTCGGTTTGGACCTGAATGCCGTTTTCTTGCGGGAGGCCTCCGGGGACGGGCGCGCGGTGGCGCAGTCCGACCTGGCGCAGCTGCCGCTGGCCGACGGGAGCCTGGACCTGATCGTGTGCGAGTGCGCCTGGAACCTGACGGACAAGGAGCGCGTGCTGGCGGAGTTCTTCCGGGTTCTGCGGCCCGGCGGGGTGTTCGCGCTGGCGGACATCTACGCTCGGGGATACCGGGCCGGGGAGTGGCCCGTGCGTTGCTGCTTCGCGCAGGCCACGGACCTGCAGACCGTGCTGGAGCAGGTGGACGGGGCCGGTTTCGGGATCGACGTGGTCGAGGACCACACGGTCATGCTGAAGAAGACCGCGGCGGATTTCGTGTTCCGCCACGGTTCGCTGTTCGGCTTCTGGCAGGCCGTGACCGGCGATGACGGACTGGCGGAGATGGCCTGCGCGGCGTCGCGGGAGTCGAAGCCGGGGTTGTTTTTGCTGATGGCGCATGTTCCGCTGCAATGA
- a CDS encoding molybdopterin-binding protein, which translates to MKAIPVEEAVGTVLCHDITRIIPGETKGAAFRRGHIVTPQDIQALLDIGKANLYVFDPRDGYVHEDECALRLAHAAAGQGITVSSPCEGKSALTATHDGVLHVDVEGLFRLNSITDVTFGTIHTGQCVKAGRVLGGTRVIPLAVPEDLLRQAEDVCRQYAPLIEVRPLKPARVGVVTTGSEVYTGRIKDGFGPVLRRKFEHLGSTVLDQVFVSDKVEMTVAAIRDLVARGADFIAVTGGMSVDPDDQTPAAIRATGAEVVSYGAPTYPGAMFMLAYLGDVPIVGLPGCVMYYKASIFDLVVPRLLSGERLERKDIVAFGHGGLCESCPTCHYPACGFGKL; encoded by the coding sequence ATGAAAGCCATTCCCGTAGAAGAAGCTGTAGGTACCGTTCTCTGCCACGACATCACGCGCATCATTCCCGGCGAAACCAAGGGTGCCGCCTTCCGCCGCGGTCATATCGTAACTCCCCAGGACATCCAGGCTCTGCTCGATATCGGCAAGGCCAATCTCTATGTTTTCGACCCTAGGGACGGCTACGTGCACGAGGACGAGTGCGCCCTGCGCCTGGCCCATGCGGCGGCGGGGCAGGGCATCACTGTCAGTTCGCCCTGCGAGGGCAAGTCCGCCCTGACCGCGACCCATGACGGCGTCCTGCATGTCGACGTCGAAGGGCTGTTCCGTCTCAACTCCATCACCGACGTGACCTTTGGCACCATCCATACCGGCCAGTGCGTCAAGGCCGGGCGGGTGCTCGGTGGCACGCGCGTCATCCCCCTGGCCGTGCCCGAGGACCTGCTCCGCCAGGCCGAGGACGTCTGCCGCCAATACGCCCCGCTGATCGAGGTCCGCCCGCTCAAGCCCGCCAGGGTCGGCGTCGTGACCACGGGTAGCGAGGTCTACACCGGCCGCATCAAGGACGGATTCGGCCCGGTCCTGCGCAGGAAATTCGAACACCTGGGCTCCACGGTCCTGGATCAGGTCTTCGTCTCGGACAAGGTGGAGATGACCGTGGCCGCCATCCGGGACCTCGTCGCGCGTGGGGCCGATTTCATCGCCGTGACAGGCGGCATGAGCGTGGACCCCGACGACCAGACCCCGGCGGCCATCCGCGCCACGGGCGCCGAGGTCGTCTCCTACGGCGCGCCCACCTACCCCGGAGCCATGTTCATGCTGGCCTACCTGGGCGACGTGCCCATCGTCGGCCTGCCCGGATGCGTCATGTACTACAAGGCAAGTATTTTCGATCTGGTCGTGCCCCGTCTCTTGAGCGGGGAACGGCTGGAGAGGAAGGATATCGTTGCGTTCGGCCACGGAGGCCTGTGCGAAAGCTGCCCCACCTGTCATTACCCGGCCTGCGGCTTCGGCAAGCTCTAA
- a CDS encoding winged helix-turn-helix domain-containing protein, whose protein sequence is MKTPTVRMHLWLESGESVYFGMGRLMLLDMIEEHGSLRKAAEAMGMSYRAAWGKLRATEDALGVVLVESSGTRRGGCHLTPAGKRFRDRFRAWFTAVEKVAVDQAQYIFAERVQSFEEKRRTSVRPARMAAELRPGM, encoded by the coding sequence ATGAAGACACCCACCGTTCGAATGCATTTGTGGCTGGAATCGGGCGAGAGCGTCTATTTCGGCATGGGGCGGCTCATGCTCCTCGACATGATCGAGGAGCACGGCTCCCTGCGCAAGGCGGCCGAGGCCATGGGCATGTCCTACCGCGCGGCCTGGGGCAAGCTCCGGGCCACCGAGGACGCCCTCGGGGTGGTGCTGGTCGAGTCCAGCGGCACCCGGCGCGGGGGATGCCACCTGACCCCCGCAGGCAAACGTTTCCGGGACAGGTTCAGGGCCTGGTTCACGGCCGTGGAAAAGGTTGCCGTGGACCAGGCGCAGTACATCTTTGCCGAAAGGGTGCAGAGCTTCGAGGAAAAACGGCGCACATCGGTCAGGCCGGCGCGCATGGCCGCCGAACTACGTCCCGGCATGTAG
- a CDS encoding DVU_1555 family C-GCAxxG-C-C protein — translation MNEYDLDILRLHTQGFCCAQIIVQMALEMQGVENPGLVRAMSGLCVGFSSPQGACGALTGAACLFASYAGKGTAAEEADDRLPLMLAELAEWFEEYATARFGGISCSAIVPDGKPDASVCGGLVSECYGKVLTILVENGIDPSAAHE, via the coding sequence ATGAACGAATACGATCTCGATATCCTGCGCCTGCACACGCAGGGCTTCTGTTGCGCGCAGATCATCGTGCAGATGGCCCTGGAGATGCAGGGTGTGGAGAACCCGGGGCTGGTGCGGGCCATGTCCGGGCTGTGCGTGGGGTTTTCGTCGCCCCAGGGCGCCTGCGGGGCCCTGACGGGTGCGGCCTGCCTCTTTGCCTCCTACGCAGGCAAGGGCACTGCGGCGGAGGAGGCCGACGACAGGCTGCCGCTCATGCTGGCGGAACTGGCCGAATGGTTCGAAGAGTATGCCACGGCGCGTTTCGGAGGCATCAGCTGTTCGGCCATCGTGCCAGACGGCAAGCCTGACGCATCCGTCTGCGGCGGGCTGGTTTCCGAGTGCTACGGCAAGGTCCTGACCATCCTTGTGGAGAATGGCATCGACCCGAGCGCGGCGCATGAGTAG
- a CDS encoding molybdopterin-dependent aldehyde oxidoreductase, translated as MIKKQIVVNGIARNLVVDAEDTLVNVLRKSLGLTGTKVGCNEGQCGACSVIMDGKVVRSCATKMKRVEDGANITTIEGIGTPANPHPLQQAWMLHGAAQCGFCSPGFIVSAKGLLDTNPKPTRDEVRDWFQKHRNACRCTGYKPLVDAVMDAAKVLRGEKSTADLEFKMPKDGSVWGTRYPRPSALAKVTGTLDFGADLGLKLPAGTLQCALVQAEVSHAKILSIDTAEAEKMPGVFKVVTHKDVKGKNRITGLITFPTNKGDGWDRPILCDEKIFQYGDAIAIVCADTEEQAKAAAKAVKVQIEQLPEYMSAPAAMAEDAIEIHPGTPNVYYIQKIAKGADTKPIFEKADVVVEGSYYTSRQPHLPIEPDCGFAYIDDEGKLIIHSKSIGLHLHLYMIAPGLGLEPDQLHLVQNPAGGTFGYKFSPTLEALVGAAALATGRPVNLVYDYRQQQAYTGKRSPFWTDVRLAATKDGKLLGMETDWTVDHGPYSEFGDLLTLRGAQYIGAGYDIANIRGEGRTVCTNHCWGAAFRGYGAPESEFPSETLMDELAEKLGMDPFELRYKNIYRKGSTTPTGQDPEVYSLPEMFDIMRPKYEEAKKRAAAASTAEIKRGVGISLGVYGAGLDGADSAAADAELMADGTVTIYDCWQDHGQGADMGTLGTAHEALRPLGITPDKIRLVMNDTRVAPNTGPAGGSRSQVMGGQAIINACEQLVKAMKKPGGGFRTYDEMVAEKLPLRYNGKWTAPAKDCDANGQGSPFCCYMYGLFLSEVAVEVATGKTTVEKMAIVGDIGKVNNYSLVDGQIYGGVAQGIGLALTEDYEDLKKHATIRGAGIPYIKDIPDDMEITYVETPRADGPFGASGVGEMPLTAPHAAVLNAVYNACGARVREIPALPEKILAAMKK; from the coding sequence ATGATCAAAAAGCAAATCGTGGTCAATGGCATCGCCAGGAACCTGGTGGTCGACGCTGAGGACACCCTGGTCAACGTGCTCCGCAAGAGCCTGGGCCTGACCGGCACCAAGGTCGGTTGCAACGAAGGCCAGTGCGGCGCCTGTTCCGTCATCATGGACGGCAAGGTCGTGCGTTCCTGTGCGACCAAGATGAAGCGCGTTGAAGACGGCGCGAACATCACCACCATCGAAGGCATCGGCACCCCGGCCAATCCCCATCCGCTGCAGCAGGCCTGGATGCTCCACGGCGCGGCCCAGTGCGGCTTCTGTTCGCCCGGTTTCATCGTCTCCGCCAAGGGCCTGCTGGACACCAATCCCAAGCCCACCCGCGACGAAGTCCGCGACTGGTTCCAGAAGCACCGCAACGCCTGCCGCTGCACCGGTTACAAACCCCTCGTGGACGCCGTCATGGATGCGGCCAAGGTCCTGCGCGGCGAAAAGAGCACGGCCGACCTCGAGTTCAAGATGCCCAAGGACGGCAGCGTCTGGGGCACCCGTTATCCCCGTCCCTCGGCTCTGGCCAAGGTCACAGGCACCCTGGACTTCGGCGCCGACCTCGGCCTGAAGCTGCCCGCCGGCACCCTGCAGTGCGCCCTGGTGCAGGCCGAAGTGTCCCACGCCAAGATCCTGTCCATCGACACGGCCGAAGCCGAGAAGATGCCCGGCGTGTTCAAGGTCGTGACTCACAAGGACGTCAAGGGCAAGAACCGCATCACGGGCCTCATCACTTTCCCGACTAACAAGGGCGACGGCTGGGACCGTCCGATCCTGTGCGACGAGAAGATCTTCCAGTACGGTGACGCCATCGCCATCGTCTGCGCCGACACCGAGGAGCAGGCCAAGGCCGCTGCCAAGGCCGTCAAGGTCCAGATCGAGCAGCTGCCCGAGTACATGAGCGCCCCCGCGGCCATGGCCGAGGACGCCATCGAGATCCATCCCGGCACGCCCAACGTCTACTATATCCAGAAGATCGCCAAGGGCGCCGACACCAAGCCCATCTTCGAAAAGGCCGACGTGGTGGTGGAAGGTAGCTACTACACTTCCCGCCAGCCCCATTTGCCCATCGAGCCGGACTGCGGCTTCGCCTACATCGATGACGAAGGGAAGCTCATCATCCACTCCAAGTCCATCGGCCTGCATCTGCACCTGTACATGATCGCCCCCGGCCTGGGCCTGGAACCCGATCAGCTGCACCTCGTGCAGAACCCCGCCGGCGGCACCTTCGGCTACAAGTTCAGCCCGACCCTGGAAGCCCTGGTCGGCGCCGCCGCCCTGGCCACGGGCCGTCCCGTGAACCTGGTCTACGACTACCGCCAGCAGCAGGCCTACACTGGCAAACGCTCCCCGTTCTGGACGGACGTGCGCCTGGCCGCCACCAAGGACGGCAAGCTCCTGGGCATGGAAACCGACTGGACCGTGGACCACGGCCCGTACTCCGAGTTCGGTGATCTGCTGACCCTGCGCGGCGCCCAGTACATCGGCGCCGGTTACGACATCGCCAACATCCGCGGCGAAGGCCGCACGGTCTGCACCAACCACTGCTGGGGCGCAGCCTTCCGCGGTTACGGCGCTCCCGAATCCGAGTTCCCGTCCGAGACCCTGATGGACGAACTGGCCGAAAAGCTGGGCATGGATCCCTTCGAGCTGCGCTACAAGAACATCTACCGCAAGGGTTCCACCACCCCCACGGGCCAGGACCCCGAAGTGTACAGCCTGCCGGAGATGTTCGACATCATGCGGCCCAAGTACGAGGAAGCCAAGAAGCGCGCCGCTGCCGCCTCCACCGCTGAAATCAAGCGCGGCGTCGGCATTTCCCTGGGCGTGTACGGCGCCGGCCTCGACGGAGCCGACTCCGCCGCCGCCGATGCCGAACTGATGGCCGACGGCACCGTCACCATCTACGACTGCTGGCAGGATCACGGTCAGGGCGCCGACATGGGCACCCTGGGCACGGCCCACGAGGCCCTGCGCCCGCTGGGCATCACCCCCGACAAGATCCGCCTGGTCATGAACGACACCCGCGTGGCCCCGAACACTGGCCCCGCCGGCGGCAGCCGTTCCCAGGTCATGGGCGGCCAGGCCATCATCAACGCCTGCGAGCAGTTGGTGAAGGCCATGAAGAAGCCCGGCGGCGGTTTCCGCACCTATGACGAGATGGTCGCCGAGAAGCTGCCCCTGCGCTACAACGGCAAGTGGACCGCTCCGGCCAAGGACTGCGACGCCAACGGCCAGGGCAGCCCCTTCTGCTGCTACATGTACGGCCTGTTCCTGTCCGAGGTGGCTGTTGAAGTCGCCACCGGCAAGACCACCGTCGAGAAGATGGCCATTGTCGGCGATATCGGCAAGGTCAACAACTACTCCCTGGTCGACGGCCAGATCTACGGCGGCGTGGCCCAGGGCATCGGCCTGGCCCTGACCGAGGACTACGAGGACCTGAAGAAGCATGCCACCATCCGTGGCGCCGGCATCCCCTACATCAAGGACATCCCGGACGACATGGAGATCACCTACGTGGAAACTCCGCGTGCCGATGGCCCCTTCGGTGCCTCCGGCGTCGGTGAAATGCCGCTGACCGCTCCTCATGCCGCGGTTCTGAACGCCGTGTACAATGCGTGCGGCGCCCGCGTCCGCGAGATTCCCGCACTGCCGGAGAAAATCCTGGCCGCGATGAAGAAATAG
- a CDS encoding pyridine nucleotide-disulfide oxidoreductase/dicluster-binding protein yields MDQKELREWEAKCIQEEPPACRAGCPLNVDARAFVLSMARGDLDGARAVLEKSMPLAAVTARLCEAPCEVYCIRKDLGGAIAVGGLERLCIRETSPKGKIPRLPARPRKVAVIGSGPSSLTVAFDLARKGHPISVYHLGEKPGGWLRGLDESVLPQAVLDAELQRLGSLHVTFVSVPALDAALIEAHPADAVYVGQDDTIAPDLLALLTPPDPETMALERPGWFTGGMAGREFRFISAVSQGREAAVSIDRFLQNASLTSSRVPLRDGRTDLFTQTFGIELVERVVPAGQGGFTREEAVREAGRCLDCQCLECVKHCVYLAEHGGYPKSYARRVFNNSAIVQGMRQANTFINSCSMCGQCETLCPNDFSMADMCLDARREMVDLNRMPPSAHWFALEEMRSAKDAQAALIRHAPGASASDAIFFPGCQLAGIRPEQTLRLYDRLLEIEPRTGIWLDCCAAPAHWAGRQEEFAAILSAMEKMWSGMGRPMVVTACSTCLKMFREHLPAFGAVSVWTLLSESGVQAVSTGQPLALSDPCTSRHDAQTRDAVRSLLARLGQPLAELPMSGELTECCGFGGLMDNANPALARKVAQARVAQSEADFLTYCAMCREQLARTGKPVLHILDLLFPETARPTQEPPAGISARRVNRRRLKDELLARHGLDRGPREPWEEVRLVVSGEVAAMLEERRILEDDVRRVLFAASKGGRVLRHGGDGRLIAASRLGEVTFWVEYREGADGYEILKAWSHRMRIAGGDL; encoded by the coding sequence ATGGATCAGAAGGAATTGCGGGAATGGGAAGCCAAGTGCATCCAGGAGGAGCCGCCGGCGTGCCGGGCGGGTTGCCCCCTGAACGTCGACGCCAGAGCCTTCGTGCTGTCCATGGCGCGGGGCGACCTCGACGGGGCCCGGGCCGTTCTGGAAAAAAGCATGCCCTTGGCCGCCGTCACGGCCAGGCTGTGCGAGGCTCCCTGCGAAGTCTATTGCATCCGCAAGGACCTCGGCGGGGCCATCGCCGTGGGCGGGCTTGAGCGGCTGTGCATCCGCGAAACGAGCCCCAAGGGAAAAATCCCCCGTCTGCCGGCCAGACCCAGGAAGGTCGCCGTGATCGGCTCCGGGCCCAGCAGCCTTACCGTTGCCTTCGACCTGGCCAGAAAAGGCCACCCCATCAGCGTGTACCATCTGGGCGAAAAGCCCGGCGGATGGCTGCGCGGGCTGGACGAATCCGTTCTGCCCCAGGCCGTGCTCGACGCGGAGTTACAGCGCCTGGGCTCCCTGCACGTGACGTTCGTCTCCGTCCCGGCCCTTGACGCCGCCCTGATCGAGGCCCATCCGGCCGATGCGGTGTATGTGGGTCAGGATGATACAATAGCCCCCGATCTCCTGGCCCTGCTGACTCCGCCCGATCCCGAGACCATGGCCCTGGAGCGTCCGGGCTGGTTCACGGGCGGCATGGCCGGACGCGAGTTCCGCTTCATCAGCGCCGTGTCCCAAGGGCGCGAGGCAGCCGTTTCCATCGACAGATTCCTGCAGAATGCCTCTCTGACGTCGAGTCGCGTGCCCTTGCGGGACGGCCGCACGGATCTCTTCACCCAGACCTTCGGCATCGAACTCGTTGAGCGGGTCGTCCCCGCCGGCCAAGGCGGGTTCACCCGGGAGGAGGCCGTGAGGGAGGCCGGGCGCTGCCTCGACTGCCAGTGCCTGGAGTGCGTGAAACACTGCGTCTACCTCGCCGAGCACGGCGGTTACCCGAAGTCCTATGCGCGCCGCGTGTTCAACAATTCGGCCATCGTTCAGGGCATGCGCCAGGCCAACACGTTCATCAATTCCTGTTCCATGTGCGGACAGTGCGAGACCCTGTGCCCCAACGACTTCTCCATGGCCGACATGTGCCTGGACGCGAGGCGGGAGATGGTGGACCTGAACCGCATGCCGCCATCGGCCCACTGGTTCGCCCTGGAGGAGATGCGCTCGGCCAAGGATGCCCAGGCCGCCCTGATCCGGCACGCCCCGGGCGCCTCGGCCAGCGACGCCATCTTCTTTCCCGGCTGCCAGCTGGCCGGCATCAGGCCGGAGCAGACGCTTCGGCTTTACGACCGTCTGCTTGAGATCGAACCCAGGACCGGCATCTGGCTCGACTGCTGCGCGGCGCCGGCCCACTGGGCCGGCCGGCAGGAGGAGTTCGCGGCGATCCTGTCGGCGATGGAAAAGATGTGGAGCGGCATGGGGCGGCCCATGGTCGTGACCGCCTGTTCCACCTGCCTCAAGATGTTCCGGGAGCACCTGCCCGCCTTCGGGGCGGTTTCGGTCTGGACGCTCCTGTCCGAAAGCGGGGTGCAGGCTGTTTCGACGGGTCAGCCCCTGGCCCTGTCCGACCCCTGCACGTCCCGTCACGACGCGCAGACCCGCGACGCGGTGCGCTCCCTGCTGGCGCGGCTTGGCCAGCCCCTGGCGGAACTGCCGATGTCCGGCGAACTGACGGAGTGCTGCGGCTTCGGCGGACTCATGGACAACGCCAACCCGGCCCTGGCTCGCAAGGTGGCGCAGGCGCGGGTGGCCCAGTCCGAGGCCGATTTCCTGACCTACTGCGCCATGTGCCGCGAGCAGCTGGCCAGGACGGGCAAGCCCGTGCTGCACATCCTCGACCTGCTCTTCCCGGAAACGGCCCGGCCCACCCAGGAGCCGCCTGCGGGCATCTCGGCGCGACGGGTCAACCGGCGCAGGCTCAAGGACGAGCTCCTGGCCCGCCACGGCCTGGACCGCGGGCCGCGGGAACCTTGGGAAGAAGTGCGTCTCGTCGTCTCCGGCGAGGTCGCGGCCATGCTCGAGGAGCGGCGCATCCTAGAGGACGACGTGCGGCGGGTCCTGTTCGCGGCGTCCAAGGGCGGTCGCGTCCTGCGCCACGGCGGGGACGGGCGCCTCATCGCCGCGTCCCGGCTCGGGGAGGTGACCTTCTGGGTCGAGTACCGGGAAGGGGCGGACGGCTATGAGATCCTGAAGGCCTGGAGCCATCGTATGCGCATCGCGGGAGGGGATTTATGA